From a single Leopardus geoffroyi isolate Oge1 chromosome E1, O.geoffroyi_Oge1_pat1.0, whole genome shotgun sequence genomic region:
- the CAMTA2 gene encoding calmodulin-binding transcription activator 2 isoform X21 gives MNTKDTTEVAENSHHLKIFLPKKLLECLPRCPLLPPERLRWNTNEEIASYLITFEKHDEWLSCAPKTRPQNGSIILYNRKKVKYRKDGYLWKKRKDGKTTREDHMKLKVQGMEPVSWQCLYGCYVHSSIVPTFHRRCYWLLQNPDIVLVHYLNVPALEDCGKGCSPMFCSISGDRREWLKWPREELLGQLKPMFHGIKWSCGNGTEEFSVEQLVQQILDSHPTKPAPRTHACLCSGGLGSGSLTHKCSSTKHRIISPKVEPRALTLTSVSHPHPPEPPPLIAPLPPELPKAHTSPSSSSSSSSSSSGFAEPLEIRPSPPTSRGASSRGGTAILLLTGLEQRTGGLTPTRHLAPQADPRPSVSLAVVVGSEPPAPPAPPSPAFDPDRFLNSPQRGQTYGGGQGVSPDFPEAEAAHTPCPALEPAAALEPQAAARGPPPPPGAGGRRGNRFFIQDDGSGEELKAQGAAPPAPSPPPSPPPSPAPLEPAGRGGRGEALFGGAAGASELEPFGLSSFPDLMGELISDEAPGAPAPAAPLSPALSSITDFSPEWSYPEGGVKVLITGPWTEAAEHYSCVFDHIAVPGSLVQPGVLRCYCPAHEVGLVSLQVAGREGPLSASVLFEYRARRFLSLPSTQLDWLSLDDNQFRMSILERLEQMEKRMADLAAAGQAPCRSPAAPPIQDESQGPGFEARVVVLVESMIPRSTWRGPERLAHGSPFRGMSLLHLAAAQGYARLIETLSQWRSVGTGSLDLEQEADPLNVDHFSCTPLMWACALGHLEAAVLLFRWNRQALSIPDSLGRLPLSVAQSRGHVRLARCLEELQRQEASLEPPLALSPPSSSPDTGLSGVSSPSELSDGTFSVTSAYSSAPDGSPPPAPLPASEIPMEETVPGQLSAGAPEAPLFLMDCETTNSQRPAPSPPPLPPTTEGGTAPEEADGPLAVDVIPVDMISLAKQIIEATPERIKREDFTGLPEAGAPMRERTGALGLSETMSWLASYLENVDHFPSSAPPSELPFERGRLAVPPAPSWAEFLSASASGKMESDFALLTLSDHEQRELYEAARVIQTAFRKYKGRRLKEQQEVAAAVIQRCYRKYKQFALYKKMTQAAILIQSKFRSYYEQKRFQQSRRAAVLIQQHYRSYRRRPAGSLPARTSRGSFLTKKQDQAARKIMRFLRRCRHRMRELKQNQELEGLPQPGLAT, from the exons ATGAATACCAAGGACACCACCGAGGTTGCTG AGAACAGCCACCACCTGAAGATCTTTCTCCCCAAGAAGCTGCTGGAGTGTCTTCCTCGCTGTCCGCTGCTGCCTCCAGAGCGGCTTCGCTGGAATACAAATGAG GAGATTGCGTCCTATCTGATCACCTTTGAGAAGCATGACGAGTGGCTGTCCTGTGCCCCAAAGACAAG GCCTCAGAACGGCTCCATTATCCTCTACAACCGCAAGAAGGTGAAGTACCGGAAGGATGGTTACCTCTGGAAGAAGCGCAAGGACGGGAAGACCACCCGCGAGGACCACATGAAGCTGAAAGTCCAGGGCATGGAG cctgtctCCTGGCAGTGTCTCTATGGCTGCTACGTTCACTCTTCCATCGTCCCCACATTCCATCGGCGCTGTTACTGGCTGCTCCAG AACCCTGACATCGTGCTTGTGCACTACCTGAACGTCCCAGCCCTGGAGGACTGCGGAAAGGGCTGCAGCCCCATGTTTTGCTCCATCAGCGGCGACCGTCGCGAGTGGCTGAAGTGGCCCCGGGAGGAGCTGCTGGGGCAGCTGAAGCCCATGT ttcACGGCATCAAGTGGAGCTGTGGGAACGGCACGGAGGAGTTCTCCGTAGAGCAGCTGGTGCAGCAGATCCTGGACAGCCACCCGACCAAGCCCGCGCCCCGAACCCACGCCTGCCTCTGCAGTGGAGGCCTCG GTTCCGGGAGCCTCACCCACAAATGCAGCAGCACGAAACACCGCATCATCTCTCCCAAAGTGGAGCCCCGAGCTTTAACCCTGacctctgtctcccacccccacccccctgagcCTCCTCCGCTGATCGCCCCTCTTCCCCCAGAGCTCCCCAAGGCACAtacttccccttcttcttcctcctcctcttcctcctcttcctcaggcTTTGCGGAACCCCTAGAGATCAGACCTAGCCCACCCACCTCTCGAGGGGCGTCATCCAGAGGAGGCACGGCAATCCTCCTCCTGACGGGACTGGAGCAGCGCACTGGGGGCCTGACGCCCACCAGGCACTTGGCCCCCCAGGCTGACCCCAGGCCTTCCGTGAGCTTGGCTGTGGTTGTAGGATCcgagccccctgccccaccagctcctcccagccctgctTTCGACCCCGATCGTTTTCTCAACAGCCCCCAGAGGGGCCAGACATACGGAGGGGGCCAGGGGGTGAGCCCGGACTTCCCCGAGGCAGAGGCCGCCcacaccccctgccctgccctagAACCCGCTGCTGCCCTGGAGCCCCAGGCGGCTGCTCGGGGTCCCCCTCCACCGCCAGGAGCAGGTGGGAGAAGAGGAAACCGTTTCTTTATTCAAGATGACGGTAGCGGGGAGGAGCTCAAGGCCCAGGGGGCTGCCCCACCCGCACCTTCACCCCCTCCTTCGCCCCCACCTTCACCTGCCCCCTTGGAGCcagcaggcaggggaggcagaggggaggcctTGTTCGGAGGAGCTGCTGGGGCCAGCGAACTGGAGCCCTTCGGTCTCTCGTCATTCCCTGACCTCATGGGAGAGCTCATCAGCGACGAggctccaggcgcccctgccccagCCGCCCCGCTCTCTCCTGCTCTTAGCAGCATCACGGACTTCTCCCCAGAGTGGTCCTACCCGGAG GGTGGGGTCAAGGTGCTCATCACAGGTCCCTGGACTGAGGCCGCCGAGCATTACTCCTGTGTCTTTGATCACATCGCGGTGCCAGGCTCACTCGTCCAGCCTGGCGTCTTGCGCTGCTACTGTCCTG cccatgAGGTGGGGCTGGTGTCTTTGCAGGTGGCGGGGCGGGAGGGGCCCCTTTCCGCCTCTGTGCTCTTTGAGTATCGAGCCCGCCGATTCCTGTCACTGCCTAGTACTCAGCTTGACTGGTTGTCTCTGGACG ACAACCAGTTCCGGATGTCCATCCTGGAGCGGCTGGAGCAGATGGAGAAACGGATGGCCGACCTGGCAGCAGCCGGGCAGGCTCCCTGCCGCAGTCCTGCCGCGCCTCCGATTCAG GACGAAAGCCAGGGACCCGGGTTCGAGGCCCGTGTGGTGGTCTTGGTAGAGAGCATGATCCCTCGCTCCACCTGGAGGGGTCCTGAACGTCTGGCCCACGGAAGCCCCTTCCGGGGCATGAGCCTCCTGCACCTGGCTGCCGCCCAGGGCTACGCCCGCCTCATCGAGACCCTGAGCCAGTGGCG GAGCGTGGGGACAGGGAGCCTGGACTTAGAGCAAGAGGCTGACCCGCTCAACGTGGACCACTTCTCTTGCACCCCTCTG ATGTGGGCCTGTGCCCTGGGACACCTGGAAGCCGCCGTGCTCCTCTTCCGCTGGAACAGACAGGCGCTGAGCATTCCCGACTCACTGGGCCGGCTGCCCCTGTCCGTGGCACAGTCCCGGGGCCACGTGCGCCTCGCCCGCTGCCTGGAAGAGCTGCAGAGACAGGAAGCTTCGCTGGAGCCCCCACTTGCCCTGTcgcccccctcctccagcccagacACTG GGCTGAGCGGGGTCTCGTCGCCCTCGGAGCTGTCGGATGGCACATTCTCTGTCACATCAGCTTATTCGAGCGCCCCGGATGGTAGTCCTCCCCCCGCTCCTCTGCCGGCCTCAGAGATTCCGATGGAAGAGACTGTCCCAGGCCAACTCTCCGCTGGGGCCCCTGAGGCCCCCCTATTCCTCATGGACTGTGAAACCACCAACTCCCAGAGGCCAGCACCCTCACCGCCTCCTCTCCCACCAACCACCGAAGGGGGGACTGCTCCTGAGGAAGCAGACGGCCCACTGGCCGTGGACGTGATCCCG GTGGACATGATCTCACTGGCCAAGCAGATCATTGAAGCCACACCAGAGCGGATTAAACGCGAGGACTTCACGGGGCTGCCCGAGGCTGGAGCGCCCATGAGGGAGCGGACAGGGGCCCTGGGGCTCAGCGAGACCATGTCCTGGCTGGCCAGCTACCTGGAGAACGTGGACCATTTCCCCAGCTCAGCCCCGCCCAG CGAACTGCCCTTCGAGCGTGGTCGCCTGGCCGTCCCTCCCGCCCCTTCCTGGGCAGAGTTTCTGTCCGCTTCTGCCAGCGGCAAGATGGAGAGCGACTTCGCCCTGCTAACGCTGTCAGATCACGAGCAGCGGGAGCTGTACGAGGCGGCTCGAGTCATCCAGACGGCCTTCCGGAAGTACAAG GGCCGGAGGCTGAAGGAGCAGCAGGAGGTGGCGGCTGCAGTGATCCAGCGCTGCTACCGGAAGTACAAGCAG TTTGCGCTGTACAAGAAGATGACCCAGGCGGCCATCCTGATCCAGAGCAAGTTCCGGAGCTACTATGAGCAGAAGCGGTTTCAGCAGAGCCGCCGGGCGGCCGTGCTCATCCAGCAGCACTACCGCTCCTACCGCCGCCGGCCCGCAGGCAGCCTGCCCGCCCGCACCAG CAGGGGCTCCTTTCTCACCAAGAAGCAGGACCAGGCAGCCCGGAAGATCATGAGATTCCTGCGGCGCTGCCGGCACAG GATGAGGGAACTGAAGCAGAACCAGGAGCTGGAAGGGCTCCCCCAGCCCGGACTGGCCACCTGA